A single window of Rhodothermia bacterium DNA harbors:
- a CDS encoding cytochrome C oxidase subunit IV family protein produces MAHGHSHEGGGHHITPQSVLKNTFIALLVLTLITVGTSMFLHAVPSLGFLGIPLAILLATGKASLVVLYFMGIKYDKPINGVIAVGMVLFVVIFLVFTLMDTTTRKAFGDRFGTTQMEDAEHWKTLKAREKEILEGAKKVPLTPADYQRLGAAPVADTTAAQ; encoded by the coding sequence ATGGCACACGGACATAGCCACGAAGGCGGCGGACATCATATTACTCCGCAAAGCGTTTTGAAAAATACTTTTATTGCCCTTTTGGTACTCACCTTGATAACTGTTGGAACGTCTATGTTCCTTCATGCAGTTCCTTCATTGGGCTTTCTGGGCATTCCATTGGCCATTCTACTGGCAACCGGAAAGGCCAGTTTGGTGGTCTTGTATTTTATGGGCATTAAATATGACAAGCCTATAAACGGTGTAATTGCCGTTGGAATGGTGCTATTTGTTGTAATCTTTCTTGTTTTCACTTTGATGGATACCACCACGCGGAAAGCCTTTGGGGATCGTTTTGGCACCACACAGATGGAAGACGCGGAGCATTGGAAAACCCTGAAAGCGCGTGAAAAAGAGATTTTAGAAGGCGCGAAAAAAGTCCCGCTTACCCCTGCTGATTATCAAAGGCTGGGTGCTGCTCCCGTAGCGGATACTACCGCAGCACAATAA
- a CDS encoding methylenetetrahydrofolate reductase: MKVIDIIERAKNPLVSYEIIPPKRGGTIQQIFELIEPLQKFNPPFIDVTSHAAEVQYEELANGVVKRTVKRKRPGTLGMCAAIKGKFGIETVPHLLCEGFTREETEDALIELNYLGIQNVLALRGDQHGFSKPIATNRSRNDFASDLVKQITAMNRGEYLEEMLDAAGTDFCIGVAGYPEKHFESPNMQRDIHYLKQKVDAGAAYIVTQMFFDNRHFFTFVETCRAAGITVPIIPGLKVLTTKNHLKSLPKSFYLELPEELVQEIEQAPKERVPEIGMKWAIKQAEELLSNGYNVHFYIMQQAKHIVPVVEALYKMA; encoded by the coding sequence ATGAAAGTAATAGACATCATTGAACGTGCCAAAAACCCCTTGGTCTCATATGAAATTATTCCACCGAAACGTGGTGGAACTATCCAACAGATATTTGAACTCATCGAACCGTTGCAAAAATTCAACCCTCCATTCATTGATGTGACCAGTCATGCCGCCGAAGTGCAGTACGAGGAGTTGGCGAATGGTGTTGTCAAGCGGACGGTAAAGCGGAAAAGGCCAGGGACATTGGGTATGTGTGCTGCCATTAAAGGGAAGTTTGGTATCGAAACGGTTCCTCATTTACTTTGTGAGGGCTTTACACGCGAAGAAACAGAAGATGCGCTGATCGAGTTGAATTATCTTGGGATCCAAAATGTTTTGGCCCTGCGAGGGGATCAGCATGGATTTTCAAAGCCCATTGCGACAAACCGCTCCCGTAATGATTTTGCTTCGGACTTGGTAAAGCAGATAACAGCCATGAATCGCGGTGAGTATTTAGAAGAGATGTTGGATGCCGCGGGAACCGATTTTTGCATTGGTGTGGCCGGTTATCCGGAAAAGCATTTTGAGTCGCCGAATATGCAGCGGGACATACATTATTTAAAGCAAAAAGTGGATGCTGGTGCGGCTTATATTGTAACGCAAATGTTTTTTGACAATCGGCATTTCTTTACATTCGTGGAGACTTGTCGTGCCGCTGGAATTACGGTTCCGATTATTCCAGGTCTTAAAGTTTTGACGACAAAGAACCATCTAAAATCGTTGCCCAAAAGCTTTTATTTAGAACTGCCAGAAGAATTGGTACAAGAGATCGAACAAGCACCTAAAGAAAGGGTGCCGGAGATTGGTATGAAGTGGGCGATAAAACAGGCGGAAGAATTGCTGTCAAATGGATATAATGTACATTTTTACATTATGCAACAAGCCAAACACATTGTGCCAGTGGTAGAAGCCCTATATAAAATGGCGTAA
- a CDS encoding FHA domain-containing protein → MILKYTLNGLPHEVKINQKAVTLGRSAQCDIPLDDPGCLLSRKHVRIYLENGIWKIMDLGSHNGTWLEGQRLVSNVAYPLKPQAAIVLGRILVEPIFSASPIPDAPTISQLSRASGDSLGVLKAEKALTPSSFLPLPELTEEKQDHYTSDQHGLRLREMLQTIMDHANTLSEDDRLAYLIDVFTEGTQDIRGTEIGRFMRAVLRR, encoded by the coding sequence ATGATTTTAAAATACACCCTCAATGGCCTCCCTCACGAGGTCAAGATAAACCAAAAAGCCGTAACCTTGGGCAGGTCTGCACAATGCGATATTCCACTCGATGATCCGGGTTGTTTGCTTAGTCGGAAACATGTCCGCATTTACCTTGAAAATGGGATTTGGAAAATCATGGATTTGGGGAGTCATAATGGAACGTGGTTAGAAGGGCAAAGGCTGGTGTCAAATGTTGCATATCCTTTAAAACCACAAGCAGCTATCGTATTGGGACGAATTTTAGTGGAGCCAATCTTTTCGGCTTCTCCCATACCCGATGCTCCCACGATCTCCCAACTTAGTCGCGCCTCTGGGGATTCCCTTGGCGTTCTAAAGGCAGAAAAAGCCCTTACACCAAGTAGCTTTTTACCTTTGCCCGAATTAACCGAAGAAAAGCAAGACCATTATACATCCGACCAACACGGTTTACGTTTAAGGGAAATGCTTCAGACCATCATGGATCATGCAAATACCCTTAGCGAAGATGACCGCTTGGCCTATTTGATTGATGTTTTTACGGAAGGTACACAAGATATCCGAGGTACCGAAATTGGGCGATTTATGAGGGCTGTACTCCGGAGGTGA
- a CDS encoding CusA/CzcA family heavy metal efflux RND transporter, whose amino-acid sequence MLDSIIKFSIKNKLVIGIMTLLLILWGSWSATKLPIDAVPDITNNQVQIITLCPTLAGQEVEQLVTFPIEQSIANLPDLEETRSISRFGLSVITVVFDDDVDIYFARQLVNEKLKEAEEKIPKGIGTPELAPVSTGLGEVYQYIIHPKKGSEHKYNAKDLRTMQDWIVARQLNGTKGIAEVNSFGGELKQYEVAVNPNRLKAMGVSVTDIFNALEKNNQNTGGAYIDKKPNAYFIRGIGLVTSLEDVKNIAVKNTNGSIPIFIKDVAEVRFGNAVRYGALTYNGEVDAVGGVVMMLKGENSNEVVKRIKEKLPVIQKSLPDDIVIEPYLDRTDLVGRAISTVEKNLIEGALIVIFVLVLFLGNLRAGLIVASAIPLSMLFALGMMNVFGVSANLMSLGAIDFGLIVDGAVIIVEATLHHLGLRKSMNKLTQQEMDNEVFVSASKIRNSAAFGEIIILIVYIPILTLVGVEGKMFTPMAKTVGFAILGALILSLTYIPMMCALFLSKKVSHKETISDKMMNYLQSIYQPLLQKAVKIKYWIVASTALLFAFSLLLFKNLGGEFIPQLQEGDFAFHCILPQGSSLSQSIETSMQASRIIKEFDEVKMVVGKTGAAEVPTDPMPPEATDMMIILKPQKDWKTKKSYDELADEIFEKLEVIPGIFFEKNQPIQMRFNELMTGIRQDVAVKIFGENLDSLAIYADKVSKVIQTVNGATSPQVERVSGLPQINVEYDRTRLANYGINVEDVNNVVSTAFAGKSAGQVFENERRFDLVVRLDSTYRTDIDDVSNLMIPTNTGNQIPLSQVATISYKLGAAQISRESSKRRIVIGFNVSGRDVQSVVEDIQQKLNEQVKLPTGYYFTYGGQFENLQKASKRLMIAVPVSLFLIFSLLYFTFRSLKQASLIFTAIPMSAIGGVFALLLRGMPFSISAGIGFIALFGVAVLNGIVLIGTFNQLEKDGVKDIFKRVFDGTKERLRPVLMTATVASLGFLPMALSTGAGAEVQKPLATVVIGGLITATFLTLFVLPLLYIIFNSKINIRKKGKMKSVTTVIVLLLSVLSFNANAQNKKIIGVDEAINIALQNNGNIKAKDFEIKSAQSLKRTSGELPKLDFNAQLGQYNSIKFDQSFQVAQTIPFPTLFGAKKQLINAEVKGKELQSEITVLELKNQVRTYFYQIQYLQNNQKQLLYLDSLYNDFIKVAELRYKTGDTKKVEISTAQAKQGEINLLLKQNGVYLNNAYQNLQALMNTKEPFEVANDTDFKPLQVSTLLDSTAIANHPTIKALYQDIIIAEQTKKVEKAQGLPDFTIGYTNQSLIGFQTINGQEQYFNSGNRFSYVSVGVSIPLTFGATKARIKSLDYQKQAIEANTKQQQILLETQFQNAIQQYQQDLQEFNYYQQQALPNANDIVSSAQLGYRTGDISYVEYLYALQTATDIQLNYLKSIQQVNQSVINIYSIINQ is encoded by the coding sequence GTGTTAGACAGTATTATAAAATTTAGCATAAAAAACAAGTTAGTCATTGGAATAATGACCTTGTTACTCATCTTATGGGGAAGTTGGAGTGCTACCAAACTGCCCATTGATGCCGTTCCTGATATTACCAATAATCAGGTGCAAATAATTACGCTTTGTCCTACATTGGCAGGACAGGAAGTAGAGCAATTAGTTACATTTCCTATTGAACAAAGCATTGCCAACCTGCCCGATTTAGAAGAAACCCGAAGTATTTCACGGTTTGGGCTTTCGGTTATTACGGTTGTATTTGATGATGATGTGGATATATATTTTGCCCGACAGCTTGTCAATGAAAAACTGAAAGAAGCCGAAGAAAAAATCCCAAAAGGCATTGGCACACCCGAACTTGCACCTGTAAGCACAGGTTTGGGCGAAGTGTACCAATACATCATACACCCCAAAAAAGGGAGTGAACATAAATACAATGCCAAAGACTTGCGTACTATGCAGGATTGGATTGTTGCCCGACAGCTAAACGGAACAAAAGGCATAGCCGAAGTAAACAGTTTTGGTGGCGAACTGAAACAATATGAAGTAGCCGTAAATCCCAACCGCTTAAAGGCAATGGGTGTAAGTGTTACCGATATTTTCAATGCTCTTGAAAAGAACAATCAGAATACAGGTGGTGCATACATTGACAAAAAACCAAATGCTTACTTCATTCGGGGTATTGGTTTGGTTACTTCGTTGGAAGATGTAAAAAACATAGCTGTAAAAAACACTAACGGAAGTATTCCGATTTTTATAAAAGATGTTGCAGAAGTTCGTTTTGGTAATGCGGTTCGCTACGGAGCATTAACCTACAATGGCGAAGTAGATGCCGTTGGCGGTGTGGTAATGATGCTCAAAGGCGAAAACAGCAACGAAGTAGTAAAACGTATCAAAGAAAAATTGCCTGTCATTCAGAAATCTTTGCCCGATGATATTGTCATTGAGCCTTATTTGGACAGAACAGATTTAGTTGGCAGAGCAATCAGCACCGTAGAAAAGAATTTAATTGAGGGAGCGTTGATTGTCATTTTCGTGTTGGTGCTGTTTTTGGGAAATTTAAGAGCAGGTTTAATTGTGGCTTCCGCTATTCCGTTGTCAATGCTGTTTGCTTTGGGAATGATGAATGTTTTCGGAGTAAGTGCCAATTTAATGAGTTTAGGAGCTATTGACTTTGGTTTGATTGTGGACGGTGCAGTTATTATTGTAGAAGCCACTTTGCACCATTTGGGTTTGCGAAAATCAATGAACAAGCTGACACAGCAGGAAATGGACAACGAAGTTTTTGTGTCCGCTTCCAAAATCAGAAACAGTGCAGCGTTTGGCGAAATCATTATTTTAATCGTGTACATTCCTATTCTCACATTGGTAGGCGTTGAGGGCAAAATGTTTACACCAATGGCTAAAACAGTAGGATTTGCCATTTTGGGAGCATTGATTTTGTCGCTTACTTATATACCAATGATGTGTGCTTTGTTTTTGTCAAAAAAAGTTTCACACAAAGAAACCATTTCAGACAAGATGATGAACTACCTGCAAAGCATTTACCAACCGCTTTTGCAGAAAGCCGTAAAAATAAAATATTGGATTGTTGCTTCGACCGCTCTACTCTTTGCCTTTTCCCTTTTGCTCTTTAAAAATTTAGGTGGCGAATTTATACCACAATTACAAGAGGGCGATTTTGCGTTTCATTGCATATTGCCACAAGGCAGTTCGTTGAGCCAAAGTATTGAAACTTCAATGCAGGCATCAAGAATTATCAAAGAGTTTGACGAAGTAAAAATGGTAGTCGGCAAAACAGGTGCAGCAGAAGTTCCTACCGACCCAATGCCACCCGAAGCCACCGATATGATGATAATTCTGAAACCGCAAAAAGATTGGAAAACAAAAAAGAGTTATGATGAGTTAGCCGATGAAATTTTTGAAAAATTAGAAGTCATTCCGGGTATATTCTTTGAAAAAAATCAACCTATCCAAATGCGTTTCAACGAACTGATGACAGGCATACGGCAAGATGTAGCGGTTAAGATTTTCGGGGAAAATTTAGACAGTCTTGCCATTTATGCAGATAAGGTAAGTAAGGTTATTCAAACAGTAAACGGAGCGACTTCGCCACAGGTAGAACGGGTTAGCGGATTGCCACAAATCAATGTAGAATACGATAGAACACGACTTGCCAATTACGGTATCAATGTAGAAGATGTAAACAATGTAGTAAGCACCGCATTTGCAGGAAAAAGTGCAGGACAGGTTTTTGAAAACGAAAGGCGTTTTGATTTGGTTGTGCGGTTAGACAGCACTTATAGAACCGATATAGACGATGTAAGTAATTTGATGATACCGACCAATACAGGCAATCAAATACCATTATCGCAGGTAGCAACTATCAGTTACAAATTAGGTGCTGCACAAATCAGCCGTGAAAGTAGCAAACGCAGAATTGTAATCGGTTTCAATGTATCGGGTAGAGATGTACAAAGTGTGGTAGAAGATATTCAGCAGAAATTGAACGAACAGGTAAAATTGCCGACAGGTTATTATTTCACTTATGGCGGACAGTTTGAGAATTTGCAAAAAGCAAGTAAACGCCTGATGATTGCTGTACCTGTTTCGCTGTTTCTCATTTTTTCATTGCTGTACTTTACATTCCGTTCACTCAAACAGGCAAGTCTGATTTTTACCGCAATCCCAATGAGTGCCATAGGTGGCGTGTTTGCGTTGCTGTTGCGTGGTATGCCTTTCAGCATTTCGGCAGGTATCGGCTTTATTGCTTTGTTTGGTGTAGCAGTATTAAACGGAATTGTCTTAATCGGAACTTTCAACCAATTAGAAAAAGACGGAGTTAAAGACATTTTCAAACGAGTATTTGACGGCACAAAGGAAAGGTTGCGACCTGTACTAATGACGGCAACCGTAGCAAGTTTGGGCTTTTTGCCTATGGCATTAAGCACAGGTGCAGGAGCAGAAGTACAAAAACCATTGGCAACCGTTGTTATTGGCGGATTGATTACGGCTACTTTCCTTACGCTGTTTGTACTGCCTTTGCTGTATATCATTTTCAATTCAAAAATCAACATCAGAAAAAAAGGAAAAATGAAATCCGTTACAACCGTAATTGTGTTGTTGCTTTCTGTTTTAAGTTTCAATGCAAATGCTCAAAACAAAAAAATAATTGGTGTAGATGAAGCGATAAACATTGCATTGCAAAACAACGGAAATATAAAAGCGAAAGATTTTGAAATAAAATCGGCTCAAAGTCTGAAAAGAACATCGGGCGAATTACCGAAATTAGATTTTAATGCACAGTTGGGACAATACAACAGTATAAAGTTTGACCAATCTTTTCAAGTAGCACAAACGATACCGTTTCCGACTTTGTTCGGTGCTAAAAAACAACTGATAAATGCCGAAGTAAAAGGCAAAGAATTACAAAGTGAAATAACCGTATTGGAGTTAAAAAATCAAGTGCGTACTTATTTCTATCAAATTCAGTATTTGCAGAATAATCAAAAGCAGTTGTTGTATTTGGATAGTTTGTACAATGATTTTATCAAAGTGGCAGAACTGCGTTACAAAACAGGCGACACCAAAAAAGTAGAAATCAGTACAGCACAAGCCAAGCAAGGCGAAATCAATTTATTGCTGAAACAAAATGGAGTTTATCTCAATAATGCTTATCAAAATTTACAGGCATTGATGAATACAAAAGAACCGTTTGAAGTTGCCAATGATACAGATTTTAAGCCTTTGCAGGTAAGCACTTTGTTAGACAGCACAGCCATTGCAAACCACCCGACAATTAAGGCGTTGTATCAAGATATAATCATTGCAGAACAAACAAAAAAGGTAGAGAAAGCACAGGGTTTGCCCGATTTTACGATTGGTTACACTAATCAGTCTTTAATAGGTTTTCAAACTATAAACGGACAGGAGCAGTATTTTAATTCGGGCAATCGGTTCAGTTATGTAAGCGTTGGTGTTTCTATTCCTTTGACTTTCGGAGCTACAAAAGCAAGGATAAAATCTTTGGACTATCAAAAACAAGCCATTGAAGCCAACACCAAGCAACAGCAAATTTTGTTGGAAACACAGTTTCAAAATGCCATACAGCAGTATCAGCAGGATTTGCAGGAGTTCAATTACTATCAGCAACAAGCCTTGCCTAATGCAAACGATATTGTTTCATCGGCTCAATTAGGTTATCGCACAGGCGATATAAGCTATGTGGAGTATTTGTATGCTTTGCAAACGGCAACAGACATTCAGTTGAATTACCTAAAAAGTATTCAGCAGGTCAATCAATCGGTCATCAATATTTATTCAATAATCAATCAATAA
- a CDS encoding efflux RND transporter periplasmic adaptor subunit yields MKFNIKNSIVFPLALCTLLVISSCGSKDNHSHNDENTKETGTSDGHNHEEETPTIATLTQEQIKAVGITLGKVENKELTATIKANGMLKVPNNNKANATSLYGGVIKTLNVQIGDYVKKGQVIATIANPQFIQLQEEYLTIGSKITFAEQEVQRQNELNAGNAGALKNLQNATAELNTLRTRKASLQQQIQLMGINPNSVSNSNLKSALVVTSPLNGTISNLFAKIGSYVDVSSPVAEIVDNSSLHLDLQVFEKDLPLLKIGQTIHFTLTNNPTNEYDAKVFSIGSSFENESKTIAVHCTVTGNKIGLIDGMNITGIVSLSNALTPAVPNEAIVNADGKDYIFVVTDKKAEEHHEEESEEHNHESEDRKHSNEENGNINFEKIEVVKGVSNMGYTAITFVQDIPANAQIVIKGAFFVNAKLSNTGGHNH; encoded by the coding sequence ATGAAATTCAATATAAAAAATTCAATCGTTTTTCCTTTGGCACTATGCACTTTGCTTGTGATAAGCAGTTGCGGTAGCAAAGACAATCATTCGCATAATGACGAAAATACAAAAGAAACAGGTACTTCTGACGGACACAACCACGAAGAAGAAACGCCAACCATTGCCACGCTTACACAAGAGCAGATAAAAGCCGTTGGCATCACGTTGGGCAAAGTAGAAAACAAGGAACTCACAGCCACTATAAAGGCAAATGGTATGCTTAAAGTTCCAAACAACAACAAAGCAAATGCCACTTCTTTGTATGGTGGAGTTATCAAAACGCTGAATGTGCAAATTGGCGATTATGTAAAGAAAGGACAGGTAATTGCTACGATTGCCAATCCGCAGTTTATACAGTTGCAGGAAGAATATTTGACTATTGGCAGTAAAATCACTTTTGCAGAACAGGAAGTACAACGCCAAAATGAACTCAATGCAGGAAACGCAGGAGCTTTGAAAAATCTGCAAAACGCAACGGCAGAACTCAATACGCTTCGCACCCGAAAAGCATCATTGCAACAGCAAATACAGCTAATGGGCATCAATCCAAATTCGGTATCAAACAGCAACTTGAAATCTGCATTGGTAGTTACAAGTCCGTTGAATGGAACAATAAGCAATTTGTTTGCAAAGATTGGCAGTTATGTAGATGTTTCTTCGCCTGTTGCCGAAATCGTAGATAACAGTTCATTGCATTTGGATTTACAAGTGTTTGAAAAAGATTTACCGCTTTTGAAAATCGGGCAAACCATTCATTTTACCTTAACCAATAATCCTACTAATGAATACGATGCAAAAGTGTTTAGCATTGGTTCATCATTTGAAAACGAGAGCAAAACCATTGCCGTGCATTGCACCGTTACAGGAAACAAAATAGGTTTGATTGACGGAATGAACATTACAGGAATTGTGAGTTTGAGCAATGCCCTAACACCTGCCGTACCCAATGAAGCCATTGTAAACGCAGACGGAAAAGACTACATTTTTGTTGTTACTGATAAAAAAGCGGAAGAACACCACGAAGAAGAAAGCGAAGAACACAACCACGAAAGTGAAGACCGTAAACACAGCAATGAAGAAAACGGCAACATCAATTTTGAAAAAATAGAAGTTGTAAAAGGCGTTTCCAATATGGGCTACACCGCAATAACTTTTGTACAGGACATTCCTGCCAATGCTCAAATTGTAATCAAAGGAGCATTTTTTGTCAATGCCAAATTATCTAACACAGGAGGACACAATCATTAA
- the cadA gene encoding cadmium-translocating P-type ATPase, producing MINTDKNHKHIYNVQGKQLCCTQEEKIYTNAGAKELIKEKHQHDHSDDDGHDHSHSDSNLFKVFLPSIISLVLLLVAVYLDNFLKPEWFTGLVRIVWYVVAYIPVGFPVIKEAVESIAKGEIFSEFLLMSIATIGAFAIGEYPEGVAVMLFYAVGEVFQTLAVKRAKANIKSLLDQRPDEVTVLRNNQPQTVKAESVNIGEIIQLKSGEKLGLDGVLLSETASFNTAALTGESKPDTKAKGETVLAGMINLNTVAQIEVTTAYTDSKLSKILELVQNATSQKAPTELFIRKFAKIYTPIVVLLAVAICLLPYFFVADYQFTDWLYRALVFLVISCPCALVISIPLGYFGGIGAASKNGILFKGSNFLDVLANIQNVVMDKTGTMTEGVFKVQEVVFDKAFNQTEMLQMVDALERLSTHPVATAIHEYVGKTNNEIKLENTEEIAGHGLKAEVNGKQLLVGNFKLMNKFNIQHDVDVSKIVYTIIAVAYDNKFVGYLTVADSIKQDSQNTIDKLKMLNVKPTMLSGDKSSVVKFVAEQLGIANAFGDLLPEDKVSKVKEIKAKNETVAFVGDGVNDAPVVALSDVGIAMGGLGSDATIETADVVIQDDKPSKIPMAINIGKQTKKIVWQNITLAFVVKGIVLILGAGGLATMWEAVFADVGVALLAILNAVRIQRMKF from the coding sequence ATGATAAATACAGATAAAAATCACAAGCATATTTACAATGTACAAGGTAAGCAGCTTTGTTGCACACAGGAAGAAAAAATTTACACCAATGCAGGTGCAAAAGAGTTGATAAAAGAAAAGCATCAACACGACCATAGCGATGATGACGGACACGACCACAGCCACAGTGATAGCAACCTTTTCAAAGTGTTTTTGCCAAGCATTATTTCATTGGTGCTATTGCTTGTTGCCGTTTATTTAGACAATTTCCTAAAACCAGAATGGTTTACAGGTTTGGTAAGGATTGTTTGGTATGTGGTGGCTTATATTCCTGTTGGGTTTCCTGTAATCAAAGAAGCCGTTGAAAGCATTGCCAAAGGCGAGATATTTTCCGAATTTCTGTTGATGAGCATTGCCACAATCGGAGCGTTTGCCATTGGCGAATATCCGGAGGGCGTAGCCGTAATGTTGTTTTATGCTGTTGGCGAAGTGTTTCAGACATTGGCGGTAAAAAGAGCAAAAGCAAATATCAAATCTTTGCTTGACCAAAGACCCGATGAAGTAACCGTTTTGCGAAACAACCAACCCCAAACCGTAAAGGCAGAAAGCGTAAACATTGGCGAAATCATACAATTAAAATCGGGCGAAAAATTGGGATTAGACGGAGTTTTGTTATCCGAAACAGCATCATTTAACACCGCAGCTTTAACAGGCGAAAGCAAACCCGATACCAAAGCCAAAGGCGAAACAGTTTTGGCAGGAATGATAAACCTAAACACCGTTGCACAGATAGAAGTTACCACAGCATACACCGATAGTAAGTTGAGTAAAATTTTAGAATTGGTACAAAATGCCACTTCACAAAAAGCACCTACGGAATTGTTTATCCGCAAGTTTGCAAAAATCTACACACCAATAGTAGTGTTGTTAGCCGTTGCCATTTGTTTGCTTCCTTACTTTTTTGTGGCAGATTATCAGTTTACAGATTGGTTGTACAGGGCTTTGGTTTTCTTGGTAATTTCTTGCCCTTGTGCGTTGGTTATTTCCATTCCGTTGGGTTATTTCGGTGGCATTGGTGCAGCAAGTAAAAACGGTATTTTGTTTAAAGGAAGTAACTTTTTAGATGTACTTGCCAATATCCAAAACGTAGTAATGGATAAAACAGGAACAATGACAGAGGGCGTTTTCAAAGTGCAGGAAGTAGTTTTTGACAAAGCATTTAATCAAACAGAAATGCTACAAATGGTGGACGCTTTGGAACGATTGAGTACGCACCCCGTAGCAACTGCCATTCACGAATATGTTGGCAAAACAAATAATGAAATCAAATTAGAAAACACCGAAGAAATTGCAGGACACGGACTGAAAGCCGAAGTAAACGGAAAACAATTATTAGTAGGAAATTTCAAATTGATGAACAAGTTTAACATTCAGCACGATGTTGATGTAAGTAAAATTGTTTACACCATAATTGCCGTTGCTTACGACAACAAATTTGTAGGTTATCTTACAGTTGCCGACAGCATAAAACAAGACTCACAAAATACCATTGACAAGCTGAAAATGCTCAACGTAAAACCGACAATGTTGAGTGGCGACAAAAGTTCGGTTGTGAAATTTGTTGCCGAACAATTAGGAATTGCAAACGCTTTTGGCGACTTGTTGCCCGAAGACAAAGTAAGCAAGGTAAAAGAAATCAAAGCCAAAAATGAAACCGTTGCCTTTGTCGGAGACGGTGTAAATGATGCACCTGTTGTAGCGTTAAGTGATGTCGGTATTGCAATGGGCGGTTTAGGTAGCGATGCCACCATTGAAACAGCAGACGTAGTAATACAAGACGACAAGCCGAGTAAAATACCTATGGCAATCAATATCGGTAAACAGACAAAGAAAATTGTTTGGCAAAATATCACATTGGCATTTGTAGTAAAAGGAATTGTTTTAATACTTGGTGCAGGTGGCTTGGCAACAATGTGGGAAGCCGTTTTTGCCGATGTAGGTGTAGCATTATTGGCAATCTTAAACGCAGTACGAATACAACGAATGAAATTTTGA
- a CDS encoding DUF4236 domain-containing protein: MSWNYRKRIKIIPGVHLNFSKNGISTSIGFKGASLNFGKNGTYLNTSIPGTGLYNRQKLSGNNSNNQPENIEVQQPILEDNIFSADIQEITSQDLQGIKEAILGAHDQRQELNNDLFKIKSTLAKTKFKLAASYIFLYGIINKTIKESYKSDIVAQKDAIKQLQEQISNCYVNFEIEFDDEIKQKYEKVVSTFKQLISCHKIWDVTSANYQDTRVTRSAAGTVVQKREVRFGIKSLPDVKSTYEPLWFKNANGADLYFFPNFIIMYSTRTKFAVIGLEELEFYNSYTRFVETGTVPRDTKIIDKTWAKVNKNGTPDKRFKGNYQIPIVRYGEIKLRTKTGLNEEYEFSNYEFTEEFAKSFKDYQDTISRLNQINK, encoded by the coding sequence ATGTCTTGGAATTATCGAAAACGAATTAAAATTATACCAGGTGTTCACCTGAATTTTAGTAAAAATGGAATAAGCACTTCGATTGGATTTAAAGGTGCAAGTTTAAATTTTGGGAAAAATGGAACTTATTTAAATACAAGTATTCCTGGAACAGGTTTGTATAATCGTCAAAAATTATCTGGAAATAATTCTAATAATCAACCTGAAAATATTGAAGTTCAACAACCAATTTTAGAAGATAATATTTTTAGTGCAGATATTCAAGAGATAACAAGCCAAGATTTACAAGGTATTAAGGAAGCAATTTTAGGAGCACACGACCAAAGACAAGAATTAAATAATGATTTATTTAAAATCAAATCGACATTAGCAAAAACTAAATTCAAATTAGCCGCAAGTTACATATTTTTGTATGGTATTATCAATAAGACTATTAAAGAAAGTTACAAATCAGATATAGTTGCACAAAAAGACGCTATAAAACAATTACAAGAGCAAATTTCAAATTGTTATGTTAATTTTGAAATTGAGTTTGACGACGAGATTAAACAAAAATATGAAAAAGTTGTAAGCACATTTAAACAATTAATATCTTGTCATAAAATTTGGGATGTAACAAGTGCAAATTATCAAGATACACGTGTAACTCGCTCTGCGGCTGGAACTGTTGTTCAAAAACGAGAAGTGAGATTTGGAATTAAATCATTGCCTGATGTTAAATCTACTTATGAACCGCTTTGGTTTAAAAATGCAAATGGAGCAGATTTGTATTTTTTTCCCAATTTTATAATAATGTATTCTACAAGAACTAAATTTGCAGTAATTGGGTTAGAAGAATTAGAATTTTATAATAGTTACACAAGATTTGTAGAAACAGGAACTGTTCCTCGTGATACAAAAATTATTGATAAGACTTGGGCGAAAGTAAATAAAAATGGAACACCAGATAAACGATTTAAAGGGAATTATCAAATTCCAATAGTAAGATACGGTGAAATTAAATTACGAACCAAAACAGGATTAAACGAAGAATATGAATTTAGTAATTACGAATTTACAGAAGAATTTGCTAAATCATTTAAAGATTATCAAGATACAATTTCAAGATTAAACCAGATAAATAAATGA